In the bacterium genome, TGACCCCGCCTCTCCCCTGTCACTTCGCGGCCCGGCCCCGCCTTTAGAAGCAGGGGCTGGCACACATGTCGCACTGCGGCGAGGTGTCGCCACGGAAGGCCCGGTTGACGATCATGACGACGTCCAGAACGTCGGTCGCGCAACTGCAATCGAGGTCGGTCCGTCCGACATGCGGGCAGAGTCCATCGACGGTGTCGGCCTGTCCGCGGAAGGCGACATTGACAACATTGACCACATCGAGTACGGAGGCGACGCCGTCGCAGGCGGGATCACCCTGGCAGGGGCAGTCACATGGGGAGCCAACGAAGATCGTGCCGCCGATGAAGCGGGGCTTGAAGTTGGCATAATTGGAGATCAGCCGCAGGGTGTACTGGCTGGCGCCGAGGGTGGCGGTGTCGAGGGTTTCGGCGCCGTTGATGGCCGAGGTGACCGTAATCCAGAGGTGGGCAACGATGTTATTGCCGGCCGGGATCGGGGTGCCGGTGCCGAGGGTGCGTATCCGCCACACCTTGGCGCTGGGCGCGTTGTAGACCGGTGTGGGGAACCCGCTCCAGTTGCCGGTGAGCGCGGTCTTGACCAGCGAGTCGACGGTGATCCCCGGGGTCCCGGAATTCACAAACGGCAAAAAGATCTCGGTCATCGGGTGGGAGTTCCGCAGACGGATCGGGATGCCCACCTTCTGCCCCATGACGAGGTTGGCCGTGTCGCCGTATTCGATCGTGTCGGCGACAGCGACGATCTGCTCGGGACGGATGCGCGTGTGCGGTCCGGTCGGACCGCTGGCGGTAAACTTGACCGAGTAGACCCCGGGATTAACGTAAGTGTTCTGGGCGTTGGCGGTCGTGGCGGTATTGCCGTCGCCGAATTCATACAGATACGGCCCGTTGGGCGCGTTGGGCGACACATCAGTGAAATTCACCGTGAGCGGGGCTTCGCCGAAACCGGTGTCAATGTCATAGTCGGCGGTCGACAGAACGGAGAGCGCGTTGTTGGCATTGACACGTCCGGTGCCCAGCAGTCCGACCCAGCCCGGGTTGTCGAGGTAGATGTCGGATGTGTAATTCAAAAGCAGGGTGTCCATCTCGGTCTTGTCGAACCAGGGATGGTGCGACTTGAGCAGCGCGGCGACACCGAGCACGGTCGGCGAGGCCATGGAAGTGCCGCCCAAGGCGGCATAAGTCGAAACGCCGTTGTTGCAATAAGTATTGTAAATGTTGTTTCCCGGCGCGGAGATGTCCACCCAGGCGCCGTAGTTGCTGAACGATGACTTGCCGCCGTTGGCATCCAGTGACGCGACCGCCAGGACGCCAAAGGTGGTGTCGATGATGTCGACATCGGAGACGTTGTCGTTGCCGGCGGCCTTGCAGACCACCAGTCCGTTGCTGACGGCATTGAGAATGGCGGTGCGAATCAGGGTGCCGGACGAACCCCAGGAGCAATTGAGTCCGAAGGCGCCCTTGGCGACGGCGTAGTCGGCGGCGGCGGCGCAGGCGGACATGATGACAAAGCCGTTGCCGTCGCTGGCCTCGTAGCCGGCGCGCAGACCCATGAGCTTGACACCGGGACGGCGGGCGTCGCGCTGGCCGCCGGCGATGCCGGCCACGGCGGTCGCATTGCCGGTGACCGCGCCGATGATGCCGTTGACGTGCGTGCCATGCCCGTTGAAGTCCATGGGATTGTTGTCGGGGCCGTTGCAGTCCTCACTCGGATTGCAGCCGCCCTGCACGGGCATCCAGTCGTAGCCGATCAGATCGTCGACGAGGGCGTTGCCGTCATCGTCGAGGCCGTTCATGTCGTCCGCATCCCACGGCACACCGTCGCCGTCGAGATCCTCGCCGGGATTGACCCAGGCGTTGGCCATCAGATCGGGGTGGTCATAGTCGAAGCCGGAATCGATGACGCCGACGATCACGGTGGAGTCGCCCACTTCGAGGTCCCAGGCCTGCTGGGTGTCGATGTCCTTGTTGAGGGCGTTGAAGTGGGTCCACTGCTGGCCGTAGTCGGGATCGTTGGGAACCAGCTCGAGCGGCGCGATATAGTCGGGTTCGGCGATTTCGACGTTGGGATCGGCCGCATAGTCGGCGACGGCCCTGAGCACATCGGTGCCGGGGGCCAGCTCGACGGTGAAATAGCGCGAGAGGCCATGGACATCGCGTTTGGGCACCGCGGCGGCGGCCAGACCCGCGTAGGCGGGGATGGTCGGATGGAAGTCACGGATGTCGTAGCGGACGTTCAGTTGGTCGAGGGAGCGCAGACCGCTGGCCATGGCGCTTTTGGCCAGACGCGCGGTCTGGGCCGCCTCGGGCTTGAGTTTGATGATGACATACCCCTCGCGGATCGTCACCGGGGCGGCGGCGGCCAGGGCGGGCAGCAACAGGCAGACCCCCACCAGGGCCAGAATCAGAGAGCGCGGCACAGCGGACATCGGAATCCTCCGTTTGACTTTCATCGGCAAAAAACGCGTGGGTCATAGGCGGCGCGCCGTCGGTGACGGGCACACCCTGATAACGCGCCATGGTCCATCATGTTCATTCGGGATGCGCGGACACATCCCCCGGATCGAGGCCAGGAGCGAGTCAGACGAAACGGGATGACCGGCAAGGGTGTCGACAGTGAACGCGGTGTGAGGGACCGTCCAACCCCTTCCCACGATGAAATTTAGCGTACCTGACCGCTTTTGTCAATCGGCGGTCATGGAGACCGTTCCGCAAGAAAAGGCCCCGGAGGAAAACCCTCCGGGGCCCGGTTGCGACCAATGAAACGGCTGCCCTACGGCGGCAACGGTGTGCCGTTGCGGAAGACATAGTTGATCAGAATGACCAGATCGAGAATGTCGAGCGTGGCATCGCCGTTGTAATCGCCCAGTTCGGGCGGCGTGGGCGGCGGCGCGCCGCGGAAGGTGTGGTTCACCTGCGCGACCACGTCGGTGACATTGATGACGCCGTCGTTGTTCCAATCGCCGCGCAGGAAGCTGAGGATCTTGTAGATCACCAGCCCGGTGTCGGCCGCCAGACCGTCGGAGGCGACAAAGAGCACGTTGTATACCTGATTGGCATTGGTTGCATCGGGGTCGAAGATGAACCGCCCGCCGTTGTTGAGCGAGTCGAGGAAGGTGGCGTTGGGCGGCAGATTCGGGACCGTGAGGGTCACGACCGGATTGTCGAGGTCCATGGCGCGCACGCCGATGGTGTCGATGCTGTACTGCGAGAGCCGGATCGTGTCGGTCGGGAAAACCGTCAGGAAGACCGGGGCGCGGTTGCCGGCCTCGACGACCTGGATGTGCACACGTTCTGTGTCGATGGTGCTGACATCCTGCGCGCGGAAGAGCG is a window encoding:
- a CDS encoding S8 family serine peptidase, whose product is MSAVPRSLILALVGVCLLLPALAAAAPVTIREGYVIIKLKPEAAQTARLAKSAMASGLRSLDQLNVRYDIRDFHPTIPAYAGLAAAAVPKRDVHGLSRYFTVELAPGTDVLRAVADYAADPNVEIAEPDYIAPLELVPNDPDYGQQWTHFNALNKDIDTQQAWDLEVGDSTVIVGVIDSGFDYDHPDLMANAWVNPGEDLDGDGVPWDADDMNGLDDDGNALVDDLIGYDWMPVQGGCNPSEDCNGPDNNPMDFNGHGTHVNGIIGAVTGNATAVAGIAGGQRDARRPGVKLMGLRAGYEASDGNGFVIMSACAAAADYAVAKGAFGLNCSWGSSGTLIRTAILNAVSNGLVVCKAAGNDNVSDVDIIDTTFGVLAVASLDANGGKSSFSNYGAWVDISAPGNNIYNTYCNNGVSTYAALGGTSMASPTVLGVAALLKSHHPWFDKTEMDTLLLNYTSDIYLDNPGWVGLLGTGRVNANNALSVLSTADYDIDTGFGEAPLTVNFTDVSPNAPNGPYLYEFGDGNTATTANAQNTYVNPGVYSVKFTASGPTGPHTRIRPEQIVAVADTIEYGDTANLVMGQKVGIPIRLRNSHPMTEIFLPFVNSGTPGITVDSLVKTALTGNWSGFPTPVYNAPSAKVWRIRTLGTGTPIPAGNNIVAHLWITVTSAINGAETLDTATLGASQYTLRLISNYANFKPRFIGGTIFVGSPCDCPCQGDPACDGVASVLDVVNVVNVAFRGQADTVDGLCPHVGRTDLDCSCATDVLDVVMIVNRAFRGDTSPQCDMCASPCF